One part of the Azospirillum sp. B510 genome encodes these proteins:
- a CDS encoding Maf family protein: MTIPSKAPRLVLASASPRRLDLLRQIGILPDAVDPADLDETPLRDELPPQHALRLAAEKASCVAARHPDSWILAADTVVACGRRILPKAEREEEARRCLSLLSGRRHRVLGGIVLLVPGPDGHRRIDRLVRTDVTFKVLDRAETDAYIASGEWRGKAGGYAIQGRAAALVRWIGGSYSNVVGLSLHEVAGMLHGAGFPPPSPSDHPSAPSEQ; this comes from the coding sequence GTGACGATCCCGTCCAAGGCGCCCCGACTGGTGCTGGCTTCGGCCTCGCCCCGTCGGCTCGACCTGCTGCGCCAGATCGGCATCCTGCCCGACGCGGTCGACCCCGCCGATCTCGACGAAACGCCGTTGCGCGACGAACTCCCGCCCCAGCACGCCCTGCGTCTGGCGGCGGAGAAGGCGTCGTGCGTCGCCGCGCGCCATCCCGACTCGTGGATCCTCGCCGCCGACACCGTGGTCGCCTGCGGCCGGCGCATCCTGCCGAAAGCCGAACGGGAAGAAGAGGCGCGGCGCTGCCTGTCGCTGCTGTCCGGCCGGCGCCACCGGGTGCTGGGCGGCATCGTCCTGCTGGTTCCGGGGCCCGACGGCCATCGCCGGATCGACCGGCTGGTCCGTACCGACGTCACCTTCAAAGTGCTCGACCGGGCGGAGACCGACGCCTACATCGCGTCGGGCGAGTGGCGGGGCAAGGCCGGCGGCTATGCTATCCAGGGCCGGGCGGCGGCGTTGGTGCGCTGGATCGGCGGCTCCTACAGCAATGTCGTCGGGCTGTCGCTGCACGAGGTCGCCGGCATGCTGCATGGCGCCGGCTTCCCGCCCCCCTCACCGTCCGACCATCCATCCGCCCCATCCGAACAATGA
- a CDS encoding DNA gyrase inhibitor YacG: protein MSDPQSSGAPQRAHTPAGTKAGTNCPICGRPTEPATRPFCSKRCADIDLSRWLGGVYRIESPENQENPADPAGSDPDERV from the coding sequence TTGTCCGATCCCCAATCCTCTGGCGCCCCACAGCGCGCCCACACCCCTGCCGGCACCAAGGCGGGCACCAACTGCCCGATCTGCGGCCGTCCGACCGAACCGGCGACCCGCCCCTTCTGTTCCAAGCGCTGCGCCGACATCGACCTGTCGCGCTGGCTGGGCGGCGTTTACCGCATCGAGAGCCCAGAAAACCAGGAAAACCCGGCCGATCCGGCCGGATCCGACCCCGATGAGAGGGTGTGA
- the infA gene encoding translation initiation factor IF-1, with translation MAKEDLIEFSGTVVELLPNAMFRVKLDNDHEVLAHTSGKMRKNRIRVLAGDRVNVEMTPYDLTKGRITFRFK, from the coding sequence ATGGCAAAGGAAGATCTGATCGAGTTTTCCGGGACCGTCGTCGAATTGCTTCCGAACGCGATGTTCCGGGTGAAGCTCGACAACGATCATGAGGTTTTGGCGCATACCTCCGGCAAGATGCGCAAGAACCGGATTCGCGTCCTGGCGGGTGACCGCGTCAATGTGGAAATGACGCCGTACGACCTGACCAAGGGCCGCATCACCTTCCGGTTCAAGTAG
- a CDS encoding ribonuclease E/G has product MSRLELLVDRDGPLTRAAVLADGRLTDLYIDHADRPSLLGAIILGRVERIATGLNGAFIDLGNGLPGLLPAADVRRPILDDDSSPSRPPRPGAKPAPIGALLRTGQPVLVQVKADAVGSKGPSLTMDITLPGRFLVHAPLGRDIAVSKRLGSGPERAALAHRIEALVTGAGWIVRAGAAQVSDALLAAESEALHLQWRAIRDEARAGSAPRPLHPGPDAPTRALIEQGAAVPATILVNDPAPPGRIAVGDGPLLSGLRGWCGHHAPDLLPRLDGHRETQRLFDLRDLDSAIAGLLDIRVPLPLGGSLVIERTEALTVIDVNAGERGNPLEVNLDAAAEIARQLRLRNVGGIVVVDFVNMRGRGDAERVLAALSQAVDSDPVQTQIYGMSKLGLVELTRARRGTPLAALLRP; this is encoded by the coding sequence ATGAGCAGGCTCGAGCTGCTGGTCGACCGCGACGGCCCGCTGACGCGGGCGGCGGTTCTGGCCGACGGCCGCCTGACCGATCTCTACATCGACCATGCTGACCGTCCGTCGCTGCTGGGCGCCATCATCCTGGGCCGGGTGGAACGGATCGCCACCGGCCTGAACGGCGCCTTCATCGATCTCGGGAACGGCCTGCCCGGTTTGCTGCCGGCGGCCGACGTGCGCCGCCCAATCCTTGACGACGATTCCTCCCCTTCCCGCCCGCCTCGTCCGGGCGCCAAGCCTGCCCCCATCGGCGCGCTGCTGCGCACCGGCCAGCCGGTGCTGGTTCAGGTGAAGGCCGACGCCGTTGGATCGAAGGGTCCGTCGCTGACGATGGACATCACCCTGCCCGGCCGTTTCCTGGTGCATGCGCCGCTCGGCCGTGACATCGCGGTCTCCAAGCGCCTCGGTTCCGGGCCGGAGCGGGCCGCCCTTGCCCACCGCATCGAAGCGCTGGTCACCGGTGCCGGCTGGATCGTCCGGGCCGGCGCGGCACAGGTGTCCGATGCTCTGCTGGCCGCCGAATCGGAGGCGCTGCATCTTCAGTGGCGCGCCATCCGCGACGAAGCCCGCGCCGGCTCCGCCCCCCGCCCGCTGCATCCCGGCCCCGACGCCCCGACCCGCGCCCTGATCGAGCAGGGAGCCGCCGTTCCCGCCACCATCCTGGTCAACGACCCCGCCCCGCCCGGCCGGATCGCGGTCGGCGATGGACCATTGCTGTCGGGCCTGCGCGGCTGGTGCGGCCATCACGCCCCTGATCTGCTGCCACGGCTGGACGGCCACCGGGAGACGCAGCGGCTGTTCGACCTGCGCGACCTCGACAGCGCCATCGCCGGGCTTCTCGACATCCGGGTGCCGCTGCCGCTCGGTGGATCGCTGGTGATCGAGCGGACGGAGGCGTTGACGGTGATCGACGTCAATGCCGGGGAGCGCGGCAATCCGCTGGAGGTCAATCTCGACGCCGCGGCGGAGATCGCCCGCCAGCTTCGCCTGCGCAATGTCGGCGGCATCGTGGTGGTGGATTTCGTCAACATGCGCGGCCGCGGCGATGCCGAGCGGGTTCTGGCCGCCTTGTCGCAGGCGGTGGACAGCGACCCGGTTCAGACCCAAATTTACGGCATGTCCAAATTGGGCTTGGTCGAACTGACCCGCGCCCGCCGCGGCACGCCGCTGGCAGCCCTGCTGCGACCCTGA